The window TGACGTAACAGGTAACATTAACTTGCCTGATGGTGTTGAAATGGTAATGCCTGGAGATAACTTGACAATCACTGTTGATTTGATTCAGCCTATCGCATTGAGCGTAGGTCTACGTTTCGCTATCCGTGAAGGTGGTAGAACAGTAGGTGCTGGTCAGGTTACCGAGATTCTAGATTAAGATTCGATTACTATAAAATTGCACTCAAGGGTGTCCCGATTTCTTCGGGATACCTTTCAGTGTAAATATAAACGGGTGTAGCTCAGTTGGTAGAGCACTGGTCTCCAAAACCAGGTGTCGGGAGTTCGAGTCTCTCCTCCCGTGCAAAAGTTAAAGACATTAGCATGATAAGGTAAACAGCTCTCCGGAGCCTGTGCTGAGCACAGTCGAAGCATGCAAGTACAAAATACATAAATCATGGTCACTTACATAAAGGAATCATTTGAAGAATTAAAGAACAATGTTACCTGGTTGGAAAGAGGTAAAGCCTCAAACCTTATGGTAATCGTAGCTGTATTTTCCATCTTGTTTGCTTTGGCAACTTGGGGCGTGGATTCCTTGTTCAGTAATTTGATCACATTGTATTTTGAAAAATTAATAGGGTAAAGATCGGTCGATATGTCTGAGGTTCTGGAGAAAAAATGGTATGTAGTAAGAGCGGTCAGTGGTCAAGAGAACAAGATCAAGGGCTATATTGAAAGCGAGGTAGAGCGCGCCGGTTTTGGCGACTATCTTGATGAAGTTCTGGTACCTACCGAAAAAGTTGTTCAGATCAGAAATGGAAAGAAAATCAACAAAGAACGGGTTTACTTTCCAGGATATATCATGATCAAGGCCAATCTTGGCGGTGAAATGGTCCACATTATTCGTTCCATAACCAATGTTATCGGTTTTTTGGGAGAAGTTAAAGGAGGTGACCCCATTCCGCTAAGAAAGTCAGAAGTAAACCGTATGCTTGGTAAGGTGGATGAATTGGCCGTGAATACGGA is drawn from Flagellimonas sp. MMG031 and contains these coding sequences:
- the secE gene encoding preprotein translocase subunit SecE, translated to MVTYIKESFEELKNNVTWLERGKASNLMVIVAVFSILFALATWGVDSLFSNLITLYFEKLIG
- the nusG gene encoding transcription termination/antitermination protein NusG gives rise to the protein MSEVLEKKWYVVRAVSGQENKIKGYIESEVERAGFGDYLDEVLVPTEKVVQIRNGKKINKERVYFPGYIMIKANLGGEMVHIIRSITNVIGFLGEVKGGDPIPLRKSEVNRMLGKVDELAVNTDNVAIPFVLGETVKVIDGPFNGFNGTVEKINEEKRKLEVMVKIFGRKTPLELSYMQVEKV